From Levilactobacillus zymae, a single genomic window includes:
- a CDS encoding ABC transporter permease, producing the protein MRLSLQQEFYKLRHRKIVWLAPIILLVLMVMTGYTIGYNETKLSMATSYDAPDWLMLILVVVGATTFSMEFQNHAILTLLYKAPAKRDVYLAKYIVILGYNVFLHGVAILWTMLLCQTPLNRPVAWSTVYLYHQPLWENLLKTMAVDVVTTTLIISLIFLLSCLINNNAVVISVSLLVVFMGQFVSSNLLMANRGVWLLRWNPFNMTNLTREYYNYTTYYATSHLQNSQLLLGTLLYTGLFVVSGYLIFRKKRF; encoded by the coding sequence ATGCGACTCAGTTTACAACAGGAGTTTTACAAGCTCCGCCACCGCAAAATCGTTTGGCTAGCGCCCATCATTCTCCTCGTTCTGATGGTCATGACCGGCTACACAATAGGGTATAATGAAACTAAATTGTCAATGGCCACTAGTTACGATGCCCCTGATTGGCTCATGCTGATCTTAGTCGTGGTCGGCGCCACTACCTTCTCCATGGAATTTCAAAATCACGCCATCTTAACTTTACTGTACAAGGCGCCCGCCAAACGAGACGTGTACCTCGCCAAATACATCGTCATTCTGGGGTACAACGTTTTCCTGCACGGCGTTGCTATCTTATGGACAATGCTCCTGTGCCAAACGCCCCTTAATCGCCCCGTCGCTTGGTCAACCGTCTACCTTTACCACCAGCCGCTCTGGGAAAACCTGCTCAAAACCATGGCGGTAGACGTTGTGACCACCACCTTGATCATTAGCCTAATTTTTCTGCTCTCGTGCCTGATTAATAATAATGCAGTCGTCATTAGCGTGAGTCTACTCGTGGTCTTTATGGGCCAGTTTGTGTCGTCTAATCTGCTGATGGCCAACCGGGGCGTATGGTTGTTGCGCTGGAATCCCTTTAACATGACCAACTTAACGCGGGAGTACTACAACTACACCACCTATTACGCCACCAGTCACCTGCAAAACTCACAACTTTTACTAGGTACCTTACTTTACACGGGGCTCTTTGTCGTGAGTGGGTATCTCATCTTTAGAAAAAAGCGTTTTTAA
- a CDS encoding ABC transporter ATP-binding protein: MLTVQHVKTYIRRRPIVKDITFTIAPGSIVGLIGPNGAGKTTLMKTILGLTKFSGTIQIAQAPVTETDHQALRRVGALIEHPAIYPFLTGLQNLELYSQDPTDRQQLITTLGMDSYIRQKAKGYSLGMKQKLGIAIAFLNHPQLIILDEPMNGLDVEATIGVRQLIHQYAAQGTAFLISSHILSELQRVMTQVILINHGQLIVNQPLDQFNQLHHQNYQFRTTAPQQTRQLLEAQRISFTTHQSYFSVRRETIFALQDLLATHHIYLEELAPVERNLEQTVVAILAQQREAAHEN; encoded by the coding sequence ATGTTAACTGTTCAGCACGTTAAAACTTATATTCGGCGAAGACCCATTGTCAAAGACATCACCTTTACGATTGCCCCCGGCAGCATCGTGGGCTTAATTGGGCCTAACGGGGCCGGCAAAACTACGCTGATGAAAACGATTCTAGGATTGACCAAGTTTAGTGGCACCATTCAGATCGCCCAAGCTCCGGTCACCGAAACGGACCACCAGGCATTGCGGCGTGTAGGCGCCCTCATTGAACACCCCGCCATCTACCCCTTTTTGACCGGACTGCAAAATTTAGAACTTTACTCCCAGGACCCGACCGACCGGCAACAACTAATTACCACACTAGGAATGGACAGTTATATTCGGCAAAAAGCCAAGGGGTATTCTCTAGGGATGAAACAGAAGCTGGGGATTGCCATTGCCTTTCTTAACCACCCCCAATTGATCATTCTCGACGAACCTATGAACGGTCTCGACGTTGAAGCCACCATTGGCGTCCGCCAACTCATTCACCAATACGCCGCTCAGGGAACGGCCTTCCTGATCTCCAGCCACATTTTAAGCGAGCTCCAGCGGGTGATGACCCAGGTCATTCTGATCAATCACGGCCAACTCATCGTCAATCAACCCCTGGACCAGTTTAATCAATTGCATCATCAGAACTACCAATTTCGCACTACCGCCCCGCAGCAGACACGTCAACTGCTGGAAGCCCAACGGATTTCATTCACAACTCACCAGTCCTATTTCTCCGTGCGCCGGGAAACCATCTTTGCGCTACAGGACCTGCTGGCCACCCACCACATCTACTTAGAAGAATTAGCCCCCGTTGAGCGTAACTTGGAACAAACGGTAGTCGCCATTTTGGCGCAACAACGGGAGGCCGCTCATGAAAACTAG
- a CDS encoding ABC transporter permease, with product MKTSLKEELFKFTRQKTPVYGLLTLLVLMSYSALTAPITPTQLIFEFGAVQWVTIIMIAVSSAFLAMEYRQHTIILLVAKHPRRFQVYLAKLLVLWLYSLVLTGLATMFTVVLKTIFVGHRYGWFHPVAHHQTLFALLSGNVLGTLLYTLFIVALSLLLTTLVKSNAIVIGIGLTLGFMGAGFSVAFMHAFAAQVALIRWNPLNMIFITQQLANPPYAAISHLSNGQVISGTLLYTVAFILIGYWLFKKRPV from the coding sequence ATGAAAACTAGCCTCAAAGAAGAACTGTTCAAGTTCACGCGGCAAAAAACGCCCGTTTACGGCCTACTCACCTTACTGGTGCTCATGAGCTATAGTGCTTTGACTGCGCCGATTACCCCCACGCAACTCATTTTCGAATTTGGGGCCGTTCAGTGGGTCACGATTATTATGATTGCCGTTAGTTCAGCGTTTCTGGCAATGGAATACCGCCAGCACACGATTATCCTACTAGTCGCTAAACATCCACGGCGATTCCAAGTTTATCTGGCTAAGCTACTGGTGCTTTGGCTCTACAGTCTTGTCCTCACGGGACTGGCGACAATGTTTACGGTCGTCCTTAAAACAATCTTTGTGGGTCACCGCTACGGGTGGTTCCACCCCGTCGCCCATCACCAGACGCTTTTCGCGTTATTAAGCGGTAACGTGTTGGGGACACTCCTCTATACGTTATTCATCGTCGCCCTGTCCTTACTATTAACTACCCTCGTTAAAAGTAACGCGATTGTGATTGGCATCGGGCTGACGCTGGGGTTCATGGGCGCGGGCTTTTCGGTGGCTTTTATGCACGCCTTTGCCGCCCAAGTAGCCCTGATTCGGTGGAACCCGCTGAATATGATTTTTATTACCCAACAATTAGCCAACCCGCCCTACGCAGCCATTTCACACCTCAGTAACGGGCAGGTGATCAGCGGCACCCTGCTGTATACCGTGGCCTTTATCTTGATTGGGTACTGGCTATTTAAAAAACGGCCAGTTTAG
- a CDS encoding alpha/beta hydrolase → MLSRLRDRRFWLGLGMLMLLVLGGCAARGKTGPQASTTKLDGAKYVPTLFFHGYGSSANAEMPMIRAAQKAGVTRTVLHATVAKDGHVSWRGRFQAGDYHPIVAVQFTANRDGDYQTTANWAKNVITGLQKTYHITRFNLVGHSMGNMAMAFYLLKNAQNSHLPQLQRQVDIAGHFNGILGMNDEPNRMKLTAAGKPTKMDRDYQQLLALRQRYPRQTRVLNIYGDLNNGTHSDGRVSNASSKSLRYLVADRAKSYQERRIVGANAQHSKLHDNAQVNRLLIKFLWQK, encoded by the coding sequence ATGTTATCACGATTACGCGACCGCCGTTTCTGGCTCGGCCTGGGAATGTTGATGTTACTGGTGTTAGGGGGGTGTGCGGCGCGGGGGAAAACGGGCCCGCAAGCCAGCACCACTAAACTCGACGGGGCCAAATACGTCCCAACCTTGTTCTTTCACGGGTATGGGAGTAGTGCCAACGCCGAGATGCCGATGATTCGCGCCGCGCAAAAGGCTGGGGTGACCCGCACCGTCCTGCACGCCACCGTCGCTAAGGACGGTCACGTCAGCTGGCGCGGTCGGTTTCAGGCCGGTGACTATCATCCCATCGTGGCGGTCCAATTCACGGCTAACCGCGATGGCGATTATCAAACCACGGCTAATTGGGCCAAAAACGTGATCACCGGGTTACAGAAAACCTACCACATCACCCGGTTCAACCTGGTGGGGCACTCGATGGGCAACATGGCCATGGCCTTTTACCTGCTGAAGAACGCGCAGAATAGTCACTTGCCACAACTGCAGCGGCAGGTCGACATCGCCGGACATTTTAACGGCATCCTGGGGATGAACGACGAGCCCAACCGGATGAAATTAACGGCGGCGGGGAAACCCACGAAGATGGACCGCGACTACCAGCAATTACTGGCGTTGCGGCAACGCTATCCGCGCCAGACCCGGGTACTCAACATTTATGGCGACCTGAACAACGGCACCCATTCGGACGGACGCGTCAGCAACGCGTCGTCCAAGTCGCTGCGTTATCTGGTGGCCGACCGGGCTAAGTCGTATCAGGAACGCCGCATCGTGGGGGCCAACGCCCAGCATAGTAAGTTACACGATAACGCCCAGGTCAACCGCTTATTGATTAAGTTCTTGTGGCAAAAGTAG
- a CDS encoding helix-turn-helix transcriptional regulator: protein MNQFPQQLKKLRKATNTTQDDLASQLFVTRQAISKWESGDSTPDLTNLIKLTDIFNVSLDTLVFGRDEQDSKVDTSEFVFDPKRNRYVRRFGNMNFWDFLAGYWWVLVILAFIIGFFSIFWAASIH, encoded by the coding sequence ATGAATCAATTTCCCCAACAACTCAAAAAACTTAGAAAAGCCACGAATACTACCCAGGACGACCTAGCTAGTCAGTTATTCGTGACCCGCCAGGCCATTTCCAAATGGGAATCCGGAGACTCCACGCCCGACCTGACAAACCTGATCAAGTTAACCGATATCTTTAACGTCAGCCTCGACACACTAGTTTTTGGTCGTGACGAGCAGGACTCAAAGGTCGATACGAGTGAATTCGTATTCGATCCCAAGCGGAACCGTTACGTGCGCCGGTTCGGCAACATGAACTTTTGGGATTTTTTGGCCGGTTATTGGTGGGTCCTAGTGATTCTGGCTTTTATCATCGGATTCTTTTCAATCTTCTGGGCGGCGTCGATACATTAA